From the genome of Acidimicrobiales bacterium, one region includes:
- a CDS encoding nuclear transport factor 2 family protein, protein MDWEAWARRAEAALSVKAQREWRGLFAEGATFADPQTTTPTADLKAISRDTRSIFPDWEQEITSIRGADGWAVFEWIGRATYAPGSGQPGAGAPIELHGATIVEVDGDGLVTAWRDYLDRKEPEDQIRRAARAERDRPRPGT, encoded by the coding sequence GTGGATTGGGAGGCGTGGGCCCGGCGGGCGGAGGCAGCCCTGTCGGTGAAGGCGCAGCGGGAGTGGAGGGGGCTGTTCGCGGAAGGGGCCACCTTCGCCGATCCCCAGACGACCACCCCGACCGCTGACCTGAAGGCCATCTCGCGCGACACCCGGTCGATCTTCCCGGACTGGGAGCAGGAGATCACCTCGATCCGGGGCGCGGACGGGTGGGCGGTGTTTGAGTGGATCGGGCGGGCCACCTACGCCCCCGGGAGCGGCCAGCCCGGAGCCGGGGCTCCGATCGAGCTGCACGGGGCCACCATCGTCGAGGTCGACGGGGACGGCCTGGTCACCGCCTGGCGCGACTATCTGGACCGCAAAGAGCCCGAGGACCAGATCCGCCGGGCGGCCCGGGCGGAGAGGGACCGGCCCCGGCCCGGTACCTGA
- a CDS encoding L,D-transpeptidase: AAGSTRPAPPQVPGSLVAYANGPYVDIYVTKNAPYPVVRLPNPWPLNGDAAVPINQVFLVVGRPADGWAEVLLPMRPNGLKGWIRTSQVRLLSDPWRIDVSVAAHLILIHRGADLVYQGPVATGAPATPTPLGDYYIRVLLRSSDPTSVYGPFAYGLSAHSDALTTFSGGDAEIGLHGNDDVSALGHSVTHGCVRMDNAEITALAADLPLGTPVHIGA; this comes from the coding sequence GCCGCCGGGAGCACCCGGCCGGCGCCGCCCCAGGTCCCGGGCAGTCTGGTGGCGTACGCCAACGGGCCGTACGTCGACATCTACGTGACCAAGAACGCGCCGTATCCCGTGGTCCGGCTCCCGAACCCGTGGCCCCTCAACGGAGACGCCGCCGTGCCCATCAATCAGGTGTTCCTCGTGGTCGGACGGCCCGCCGACGGCTGGGCCGAGGTGCTTCTGCCCATGCGTCCCAACGGGCTCAAGGGCTGGATCCGGACCAGCCAGGTCCGGCTGCTCAGCGACCCGTGGCGCATCGACGTCTCCGTCGCCGCCCACCTGATCCTGATCCACCGCGGCGCCGACCTCGTGTACCAGGGCCCGGTTGCCACCGGAGCACCGGCCACGCCTACCCCGCTCGGGGACTACTACATACGCGTGCTGCTGCGATCCTCGGACCCGACGAGCGTCTACGGCCCGTTCGCCTACGGGCTGTCGGCCCACTCCGACGCCCTCACCACCTTCAGCGGGGGGGACGCCGAGATCGGCCTGCACGGCAACGACGACGTGTCGGCACTGGGCCACAGCGTCACCCACGGGTGCGTGCGGATGGACAACGCCGAGATCACCGCCCTGGCCGCCGACCTCCCGCTGGGCACCCCGGTCCACATCGGGGCCTGA
- a CDS encoding AAA family ATPase: MASREMGGGRAEPAERAFVGRAHELARIDAVLEESAGRSLILVHGPSGIGKSRLLQRVEQRCAELGRPVALLDAAALANSEGAALALVAWAGEHPAPVVVIDGWDEAGGGARAIRDDLLARLPAAAVVMIAGRAAPEPDWWEGWRELILELPLAPLDLGDALELLSLTGVADRDRAARLASWAGGSPLALVMAAGAGEGFRPDRPDRLDSLDRLDQASNATLVARLSRRLLDGDVPDERLGPLAVAATARVTTPDVLAAALPGVDAEETYGWLSGRSYADRTPGGLALHALVAGVVRSEIGQRHPDLVRDVRRRLADHLWARAVRAGTPFVPDLMHLIHDPDVRWGIGWDDRIEYAIDRVRPGDEEVLAPLWNQPGDPGNWDWIVRYLREAPDVVGVARDNEGTLR, encoded by the coding sequence GTGGCGTCGCGGGAGATGGGTGGGGGGCGGGCCGAGCCGGCCGAGCGGGCCTTCGTCGGGCGCGCCCACGAGCTGGCCCGGATCGACGCCGTCCTCGAGGAGAGCGCCGGCCGGTCCCTGATCCTCGTCCACGGGCCCAGCGGGATAGGCAAGAGCCGGCTCCTGCAGCGGGTGGAGCAGCGCTGCGCCGAGCTGGGCCGGCCCGTGGCCCTCCTGGACGCCGCGGCCCTGGCCAACTCGGAGGGGGCGGCGCTGGCCCTGGTGGCCTGGGCGGGCGAGCACCCCGCTCCCGTCGTGGTGATCGACGGCTGGGACGAGGCGGGGGGCGGCGCCCGCGCCATCCGTGACGACCTGCTGGCCCGGCTGCCGGCCGCCGCGGTCGTGATGATCGCCGGGCGGGCGGCGCCCGAGCCCGACTGGTGGGAGGGGTGGCGCGAGCTGATCCTCGAGCTCCCCCTGGCCCCCCTCGACCTGGGCGACGCCCTCGAGCTCCTGTCCCTCACCGGGGTGGCCGACCGCGACCGGGCCGCTCGGCTGGCGTCGTGGGCCGGCGGGTCCCCGCTGGCGCTGGTGATGGCCGCCGGGGCCGGAGAGGGCTTCCGCCCCGACCGCCCCGACCGCCTCGACTCCCTCGACCGTCTCGACCAGGCCAGCAACGCCACCCTGGTGGCCCGGCTCAGCCGGCGCCTTCTGGACGGGGACGTCCCCGACGAGCGCCTGGGCCCGCTGGCGGTGGCCGCCACCGCCCGGGTCACCACCCCCGACGTCCTGGCCGCCGCCCTCCCCGGGGTCGACGCCGAGGAGACCTACGGGTGGCTGTCGGGGCGGAGCTACGCCGACCGCACCCCCGGGGGCCTGGCCCTCCACGCCCTCGTGGCGGGCGTGGTCCGCTCCGAGATCGGCCAGCGCCACCCCGACCTGGTTCGCGACGTCCGGCGGCGCCTGGCGGACCACCTGTGGGCCCGCGCCGTGAGGGCGGGGACGCCGTTCGTGCCGGACCTCATGCACCTGATCCACGACCCCGACGTGCGCTGGGGCATCGGCTGGGACGACCGCATCGAGTACGCCATCGACCGGGTCCGCCCCGGGGACGAGGAGGTCCTGGCGCCGTTGTGGAACCAGCCGGGCGACCCCGGCAACTGGGACTGGATCGTCCGCTACCTGCGCGAGGCCCCCGACGTGGTGGGGGTGGCGCGGGACAACGAGGGCACCCTCCGG